One window of the Acaryochloris sp. CCMEE 5410 genome contains the following:
- a CDS encoding CHRD domain-containing protein, which translates to MPALSLEQEDTTGIQVRVASVLTANQEVTPSNNPGARGNSILLLNPDGDALSYQLTVFGLDFGRFIGDGPPFTADTNDDVTKVHIHNAIRNENGPLAFAPIDLSDPTIDNQDADDLQFQLNVDGSVTLTGRWELTDPALISLSEFVDDFRNVVRGGDIPLYWNIHTEGSPSGAIRGQLIERGLQSPVRLTSELTTSQEVTPSSNPEASGQSVLQLNSAGDALSYTLTIFGLDFGQFIGDGTAFTSDTSDDVTKVHIHNAVRGDNGPLAFALIDLEDLAVNDQDNDDLIISRNEDGSVTLQGIWETSDPALIPLSDFVNTIRGSAAGEDIPLYWNVHTVGSPAGAIRGQWQPDGLTGSDLPNSLVASTSQATLQGSEGYDRFTLGDEVVEDTLQQHFVFKDFDVLDEMDLGTATVLSTHVISSDRMVANLSSGDTLTVVGDTITAQTQMMTV; encoded by the coding sequence GTGCCTGCACTTTCTCTAGAGCAGGAAGATACCACGGGTATCCAGGTTCGGGTGGCTTCTGTCCTCACTGCAAACCAAGAAGTTACCCCTAGCAACAACCCTGGTGCCAGAGGAAATTCTATCCTTCTACTTAATCCTGATGGAGATGCCTTAAGTTATCAATTAACGGTCTTTGGTTTGGATTTCGGCCGGTTTATTGGGGATGGGCCCCCCTTTACAGCGGATACCAATGATGATGTGACCAAAGTTCATATCCATAATGCAATTAGAAATGAGAATGGCCCCTTAGCTTTCGCCCCCATCGATTTAAGCGATCCAACCATCGATAATCAGGATGCCGACGATTTGCAGTTCCAACTAAATGTGGATGGATCCGTGACCTTGACCGGACGATGGGAATTAACAGATCCAGCCTTAATTTCCCTGAGCGAGTTTGTAGATGATTTTCGCAATGTAGTTAGAGGTGGTGACATTCCTTTGTATTGGAATATCCATACTGAAGGCTCTCCTTCCGGGGCCATTCGGGGCCAACTTATTGAGCGGGGATTGCAATCTCCTGTCCGTCTAACATCAGAGTTAACGACAAGCCAAGAAGTTACACCCAGTAGTAATCCTGAAGCCTCGGGACAATCGGTGCTCCAACTCAATAGTGCTGGTGATGCCTTGAGTTATACCCTTACAATCTTTGGTTTAGACTTTGGACAGTTTATTGGTGATGGCACTGCCTTTACCTCTGATACCAGCGATGATGTGACTAAAGTCCATATCCATAACGCGGTTCGAGGAGACAATGGTCCCCTTGCTTTTGCTTTGATTGACTTAGAAGATTTAGCGGTTAACGATCAGGATAATGACGACCTCATAATCTCTCGAAATGAAGATGGCTCAGTGACCCTGCAAGGCATTTGGGAAACGTCTGATCCAGCTCTCATTCCCTTGAGTGATTTTGTGAATACGATCCGTGGTTCGGCTGCTGGCGAGGATATCCCTTTGTATTGGAATGTTCATACCGTGGGTTCTCCAGCTGGAGCGATTCGTGGACAGTGGCAGCCAGATGGGTTAACAGGGAGTGACTTGCCCAACAGCCTTGTCGCCAGTACTTCTCAGGCTACTTTGCAAGGAAGTGAGGGCTACGATCGCTTTACCTTGGGAGATGAGGTTGTTGAGGACACTCTCCAACAACATTTTGTTTTTAAGGATTTTGATGTTTTAGATGAAATGGATTTGGGTACAGCAACGGTACTATCAACCCATGTAATTAGCTCAGACCGGATGGTCGCTAACCTAAGTAGTGGCGATACTCTGACTGTTGTGGGTGATACTATTACAGCTCAAACCCAGATGATGACGGTATAG
- a CDS encoding response regulator has translation MTTLPNKTLKSNILVVDDSAENLRILSSMLTEEGFAVRCARSGLMALTTLQNTRADLILLDIKMPQMSGYEVCEHLKADPVTREIPVIFISALDEAMDKVRAFQLGGVDYITKPFELPEVLARIENQITISRLRTQLQNQQRKLLRQNQELMRSNRELEQFAHVMSHDLKQPLQSFLFAIGLVEQCCQSNTNPKVFDYLKRLRDTSGTMQKLIDALLDYARVGNEELAIEEIACESILAMVLDNLQVEITEQSAVIHHDALPTIMADRNQMMQLFYHLITNALKFQPPNNKPDIKISVNLLPQDVTEQTGSTGFLSFGNYDQQENYKTQSYLFSIHDNGIGLDADQVELIFEVFQRLNSDDYSGTGMGLATCKKILERHNGRIWVESELGKGTNVYFTLPQNPS, from the coding sequence ATGACAACTTTGCCGAATAAGACCCTAAAGTCAAATATTTTGGTCGTTGATGATTCGGCAGAAAACCTGCGTATCCTCTCTAGTATGCTGACAGAAGAGGGATTCGCTGTTCGCTGTGCCCGCAGTGGCCTTATGGCTTTGACAACATTACAAAATACTCGTGCTGATTTAATATTGCTAGATATTAAAATGCCTCAAATGTCAGGTTATGAGGTGTGTGAACATCTAAAGGCTGATCCCGTTACCCGTGAAATTCCAGTAATTTTTATCAGCGCTCTAGACGAAGCGATGGATAAAGTCAGAGCGTTTCAATTAGGTGGTGTTGATTATATTACTAAGCCTTTTGAGTTACCTGAAGTACTGGCACGAATTGAAAATCAAATTACCATTAGTCGCCTAAGAACTCAACTGCAAAACCAACAGCGAAAACTGCTCAGACAGAATCAAGAGCTAATGCGGTCTAACCGAGAATTAGAGCAGTTTGCCCATGTGATGTCCCATGATTTGAAACAGCCATTACAAAGTTTTCTATTCGCCATCGGGCTAGTCGAACAATGCTGTCAATCGAATACGAATCCCAAAGTGTTCGACTATTTAAAGCGCTTGCGAGATACCAGTGGGACCATGCAGAAACTCATTGATGCTTTACTAGATTATGCTCGGGTTGGCAATGAAGAGTTAGCCATTGAGGAAATTGCATGCGAGTCTATTTTGGCCATGGTACTCGATAATCTTCAGGTGGAAATTACTGAGCAATCTGCTGTTATTCATCATGATGCACTACCAACTATCATGGCAGATAGAAATCAAATGATGCAGCTCTTCTATCACCTCATTACAAATGCCTTGAAATTCCAGCCTCCTAATAACAAACCAGACATTAAAATCTCAGTAAATTTGTTACCACAAGATGTGACTGAGCAAACAGGCAGTACTGGGTTTCTTTCCTTTGGAAACTATGATCAGCAGGAAAACTATAAAACTCAAAGCTACCTGTTTAGTATTCATGACAATGGTATTGGTCTAGATGCTGACCAAGTTGAGTTGATCTTTGAAGTCTTTCAAAGACTTAATTCAGATGATTACTCAGGGACGGGGATGGGATTGGCAACCTGCAAAAAAATCCTAGAACGCCATAATGGACGCATTTGGGTGGAGTCAGAACTGGGTAAAGGTACAAATGTATACTTTACGCTTCCACAAAATCCTTCCTGA
- a CDS encoding 2TM domain-containing protein has product MAAEPSKATLTYSQEQVQQILNLAIAQQDYEGEFSHAQLLEIAEELAIPQITLEQAAQSIKTQQGELVKRQSFNLYRRANLRKKAGRYAIANATLILINTLMGFSSPWSLYIALIWGLRLGLNAWNVYHTGDEAYEQAFRRWERKHQFQKKVDTWLGRLLSV; this is encoded by the coding sequence ATGGCAGCGGAACCGTCAAAAGCAACATTGACCTACAGCCAAGAGCAAGTTCAGCAAATCCTCAACCTTGCGATCGCACAACAAGACTATGAGGGTGAATTTTCCCATGCGCAGCTTCTAGAAATTGCCGAAGAACTAGCGATTCCCCAAATCACCTTGGAGCAGGCTGCTCAAAGTATCAAAACCCAACAAGGGGAATTAGTGAAGCGCCAAAGCTTTAATTTGTATCGTCGCGCTAACTTGCGAAAAAAAGCAGGACGATATGCGATCGCAAATGCCACTCTCATCCTCATCAATACCCTTATGGGATTCTCGTCCCCATGGTCTTTGTATATTGCCTTGATCTGGGGATTGCGTTTAGGACTGAATGCCTGGAATGTCTATCACACTGGGGATGAAGCCTACGAACAGGCTTTTCGGAGATGGGAACGCAAGCATCAGTTTCAAAAGAAAGTGGATACCTGGCTGGGACGATTGTTAAGTGTCTAA
- a CDS encoding MFS transporter, with translation MTKVFYAILVNSLVALLTNTFVWFAATFWVYLQTESVVAMSMMAGIYLITVSISGFFLGALVDSYFKKTVMLLSSFCSLVLYLLAYGVIAFSQVEVFTNPANPRLWGFILLALAGVIAGNLRSIALPTLVTLLVHKSKRDQANGLVGTINGVSFLVASTFSGLVIGFLGVNWMLEIAIALTLLAILQLVTIPIPEQKILRTESETRNVDLQGTIRSIYLVPGLFALIFFNTINNFLGGVFMSLMDAYGLSLVSVQVWGILWGFLSLGFILGGIGVARCGLGKIPLRTLFLANLSIWGVAIFFTIQASIVLLAMGSFVYLCLTPVVEAAEQTILQTVIPLERQGRVFGFAQSIEQAASPLTAFMVGPIAQLLFIPFMTTGAGVELLGPWFGTGRARGIALLFTVTGLVGLMITVLAMRSHSYRILSKQYRRAKTHQLEARV, from the coding sequence ATGACAAAAGTTTTCTATGCCATTTTGGTGAACTCACTAGTTGCCCTGTTGACGAATACCTTTGTTTGGTTTGCGGCAACGTTTTGGGTGTACTTGCAAACAGAGTCTGTTGTGGCGATGTCGATGATGGCGGGCATCTATTTAATTACCGTGTCTATTTCCGGTTTCTTCCTGGGGGCATTGGTGGATAGCTATTTCAAGAAAACCGTGATGCTGCTGTCCAGCTTCTGCTCCCTTGTTTTATACCTCTTGGCCTATGGGGTTATTGCTTTCTCACAGGTCGAAGTCTTTACCAATCCTGCAAACCCCAGACTCTGGGGATTTATTCTTCTAGCATTAGCGGGTGTAATCGCAGGTAACTTACGATCCATTGCTCTCCCTACTTTAGTGACGCTTTTGGTCCATAAATCTAAGCGAGACCAGGCCAATGGTCTCGTGGGAACCATTAATGGTGTTTCATTTTTAGTGGCGTCTACCTTCAGTGGATTGGTGATTGGTTTTTTAGGTGTGAATTGGATGTTGGAAATCGCGATCGCATTGACCTTGTTAGCCATCCTTCAACTTGTAACAATCCCCATACCTGAGCAGAAAATCCTACGAACTGAGTCAGAAACTCGAAATGTTGATCTTCAGGGCACGATTCGATCGATTTATCTTGTCCCTGGTCTATTCGCATTAATTTTCTTCAATACCATCAACAACTTTTTGGGTGGGGTCTTTATGTCTTTAATGGATGCCTATGGACTATCCCTGGTATCTGTTCAGGTTTGGGGGATTTTATGGGGATTCTTAAGCTTGGGCTTTATTTTGGGTGGGATTGGGGTGGCCCGCTGTGGCTTAGGGAAAATTCCCCTGCGAACCTTATTTCTGGCCAACCTAAGCATATGGGGAGTGGCCATCTTTTTTACCATTCAGGCGTCAATTGTGCTGTTGGCGATGGGGTCTTTTGTTTACCTGTGTCTAACCCCCGTGGTGGAAGCTGCCGAACAAACCATCTTGCAAACAGTGATCCCCCTTGAGCGCCAGGGGCGGGTTTTTGGCTTTGCCCAAAGTATTGAGCAAGCGGCTTCCCCCTTGACTGCATTTATGGTGGGTCCTATTGCCCAGCTCCTGTTTATTCCGTTTATGACCACAGGGGCTGGGGTTGAACTCCTGGGTCCCTGGTTTGGAACGGGTCGGGCTCGGGGAATCGCCCTATTGTTTACGGTGACGGGACTGGTGGGATTAATGATTACCGTATTGGCAATGCGATCGCATTCCTACCGAATCTTATCGAAGCAATATCGCAGGGCCAAAACCCATCAACTTGAAGCAAGGGTATAA
- the htpG gene encoding molecular chaperone HtpG, with protein MTMLEQGTISIHTENIFPIIKKWLYSDHEIFLRELISNAVDAMQKMKMVSMAGEYSGEVGEPEVVITVDKDNKQLTITDNGIGMTADEVKQYITQVAFSSAEEFVEKYKDSGDQAIIGHFGLGFYSSFMVAQKVEIDTLSYKEGAEAVHWSCEGNTDYQLEASEWNQRGTKITLTLMEEEIEYAEEARIKSLVKTYCDFLPVPIKLGDEQINKQKAPWKESPSNLTDEDYLEFYRYLYPFQEDPLLWVHLNTDYPFIVNGILYFPKLKPDIDVTKGQIKLFCNQVFVSDNCEEVIPQFLMPLQGVIDSSDIPLNVSRSFLQNDRTVRRIADYIAKKVGDRLKALYRDDRDAYIRCWQDVGTFVKFGSINNDKFKKQIEDILIYRTTAELAPAPEPKAEPAVENSEDTTDDAWADSPADAREEASAASSEPPHTTLKEYLERNQERHENQVYYCTDEVNQATYVSLLKNQGLEVLFLDTFIDTHFVPFLEREYTDVKFARVDADLDETLIDKDQAAEIVDPTTNQTRSEIIKALFEKSLDNSSLTIRTEALKSDTPQGAPPAIVLLPESARRMQEMMAMMQQQNMQFPTEYTLLVNTSHPLIQNLLTLSQGGVVQADGQSPAGELANQICHHVYDLALMAQKGFDAEGMQAFTERSNQVLTRLTELAAK; from the coding sequence ATGACTATGCTGGAACAAGGCACAATTTCGATACATACCGAGAATATCTTCCCGATCATCAAAAAATGGCTCTATTCAGACCATGAGATTTTCTTGCGGGAACTGATTTCCAATGCAGTGGACGCCATGCAGAAAATGAAGATGGTGTCGATGGCAGGGGAATATTCCGGTGAAGTGGGGGAACCTGAGGTTGTAATCACCGTTGACAAGGACAACAAGCAGCTCACCATTACCGACAATGGCATCGGCATGACAGCTGATGAGGTCAAGCAATATATTACTCAGGTGGCCTTTTCCAGTGCAGAGGAATTTGTCGAGAAATATAAAGACAGTGGTGATCAGGCTATAATTGGCCATTTCGGCTTGGGCTTTTATTCGTCCTTTATGGTGGCGCAAAAAGTTGAAATCGATACGCTGTCTTATAAAGAAGGGGCGGAAGCCGTTCATTGGTCCTGCGAAGGCAATACGGACTATCAGTTAGAGGCCTCAGAGTGGAATCAGCGAGGGACTAAGATTACCCTCACTTTGATGGAAGAGGAGATTGAATATGCCGAAGAGGCTCGCATCAAGTCTTTGGTGAAGACCTACTGTGATTTCCTGCCTGTCCCCATCAAATTAGGGGATGAGCAAATTAACAAGCAAAAAGCACCTTGGAAAGAGTCTCCTAGCAATCTTACCGATGAAGACTATCTGGAGTTTTATCGGTATCTATATCCCTTCCAGGAAGATCCTTTACTCTGGGTACATCTAAATACGGACTATCCGTTTATCGTCAATGGCATTCTCTACTTTCCGAAGCTGAAGCCGGATATTGATGTGACGAAAGGCCAAATAAAGCTGTTTTGCAATCAGGTATTTGTTAGCGACAACTGTGAAGAGGTGATTCCTCAGTTCCTGATGCCGCTCCAGGGCGTAATTGACAGTAGCGATATCCCTCTCAATGTCTCCCGTAGCTTTTTGCAAAACGATCGCACGGTTCGCCGGATTGCGGATTACATTGCTAAAAAAGTTGGGGATCGTCTAAAAGCCCTCTATCGTGATGACCGGGATGCCTATATTCGCTGCTGGCAAGATGTGGGGACTTTCGTCAAATTCGGCTCCATCAACAACGATAAGTTCAAGAAACAAATCGAAGATATTTTGATTTATCGAACCACTGCTGAACTTGCTCCAGCCCCAGAGCCTAAGGCTGAACCTGCCGTTGAAAATTCTGAAGATACGACGGATGATGCTTGGGCAGATTCTCCAGCTGATGCCAGAGAAGAGGCTTCTGCTGCCTCCTCTGAACCGCCCCATACGACGTTGAAAGAGTATCTGGAGCGCAATCAGGAGCGGCATGAGAACCAGGTTTACTACTGTACCGATGAGGTCAACCAAGCGACCTATGTCTCCTTGCTGAAAAATCAAGGTTTGGAAGTACTGTTCCTGGATACTTTTATTGACACCCACTTTGTCCCGTTCCTAGAACGAGAATATACAGACGTAAAGTTTGCCCGGGTGGATGCGGATTTAGATGAAACCCTTATTGATAAGGATCAAGCAGCCGAAATTGTCGATCCCACTACCAATCAAACACGCAGTGAAATTATCAAGGCCCTGTTTGAGAAATCTCTGGACAATTCTAGTCTAACCATCCGCACCGAAGCGTTGAAGTCGGATACTCCTCAAGGGGCACCTCCAGCAATAGTGCTGTTACCGGAATCTGCTCGTCGGATGCAGGAGATGATGGCCATGATGCAGCAGCAGAATATGCAGTTTCCTACTGAATATACGTTGCTAGTCAATACCTCTCATCCGCTGATTCAAAATCTGTTGACTCTGAGTCAGGGAGGAGTGGTCCAAGCGGATGGTCAATCCCCTGCAGGAGAATTAGCAAATCAGATTTGCCACCATGTCTATGATTTGGCTCTGATGGCTCAGAAAGGGTTTGATGCTGAGGGAATGCAAGCATTTACCGAGCGCTCTAACCAGGTGCTCACTCGGTTGACTGAGTTAGCTGCGAAATAG
- a CDS encoding tetratricopeptide repeat protein, with the protein MICCLSPTCNQPQNHDGDHYCQRCGAPLSALLRNRYKVIKLLGKGGFGRTFLAHDTDNLNERCVVKQLTFQSTNAWMKQKAIQLFEGEAQQLQQLGTHPQIPALLGYFEDEGCLYLIQQYIEGKNLKQLLEHQGPFSGEQIEQILLNLLPVLQYIHERGVIHRDIKPDNIMHIPGTGKYVLIDFGVAKPIPNPAKELSGTVLGSPGFAPFEQMRLGIATPSGDLFGLGASCFYLLSQTSPSTLATELGYSWLESWYSYVSQPLSPLLRQVLSQLLQKEASNRYQSAEAALKALFRTVPTPGASATATTLPKASTLPLPGQVQNSLEASLPPTKVVESSVDRRSKPFIFYLAPQSNTTSLQKDSSPRMSRKVVGSALFTLTLLGGIGYVVAQGLQSAVSPKAITVAEVNRQVQGHLQQGDQKFAQGDYQRALREYAAAIQKDPENAEAHFNSGITKRRLNDLKGSIAHYTTAIRLKPTSVDAYNNRGLVRSELGDKLAAIADFTEAIRLNPQHVQAYNNRGTIYSEVGKKQAAIADYSQAIQIDAQYYEAYFNRGIVQSDLGNTKAAIADYSQVIRLNSNYAQAYNNRGIAYVNLGNLKNAIADYTQAIRVDPKYARAYTNRGTAQLTLGNKQAAIADYTQAIDIDSTYAKAYENRGTVKGQLGKKQEAIQDLQKAADIYQVQGKTKDYQKMIEAIEKLS; encoded by the coding sequence ATGATCTGTTGCCTCAGTCCTACCTGCAATCAGCCCCAAAACCACGATGGAGATCACTACTGCCAACGATGTGGTGCGCCCCTATCCGCGTTACTCAGAAACCGCTATAAAGTTATCAAACTTTTAGGGAAAGGGGGGTTTGGCCGGACTTTTCTGGCCCATGATACGGATAACCTGAATGAGCGTTGTGTTGTAAAGCAGCTCACCTTCCAATCCACCAATGCCTGGATGAAACAAAAAGCCATTCAGCTCTTTGAAGGGGAAGCCCAACAGCTCCAGCAACTGGGGACTCACCCTCAAATCCCTGCTTTACTGGGCTATTTTGAAGACGAAGGCTGTCTGTATCTGATCCAGCAGTACATAGAAGGGAAAAATTTAAAGCAGCTCCTTGAACATCAGGGCCCTTTTTCTGGGGAACAGATTGAGCAAATATTGCTTAATCTGCTTCCAGTTCTGCAATACATCCATGAACGCGGCGTTATTCATCGAGATATTAAGCCCGATAATATTATGCATATTCCTGGAACTGGGAAATATGTGCTGATCGATTTTGGCGTTGCAAAACCTATCCCTAATCCTGCGAAAGAGCTATCTGGGACCGTCCTGGGTTCTCCTGGTTTTGCACCCTTTGAGCAAATGCGATTAGGCATTGCCACCCCTAGCGGTGATTTGTTCGGATTAGGCGCGAGCTGTTTTTATCTATTAAGCCAAACCTCTCCATCCACTTTGGCAACGGAACTCGGGTACAGTTGGCTAGAGTCATGGTATTCCTATGTTTCTCAGCCCCTCAGTCCCTTGCTAAGACAGGTTTTGAGTCAGCTTTTACAGAAAGAAGCCTCAAACCGCTATCAATCGGCAGAAGCAGCCCTAAAAGCGTTATTCAGGACGGTCCCAACCCCAGGGGCCAGCGCCACAGCAACGACTCTCCCCAAAGCTTCGACGTTACCGTTACCGGGGCAAGTGCAGAATTCCCTGGAAGCGTCTTTGCCCCCTACAAAAGTGGTTGAATCTTCGGTGGACCGACGGTCCAAACCCTTTATCTTTTATTTAGCACCCCAATCCAATACCACTTCCCTTCAAAAAGACTCGTCTCCCCGCATGAGTCGCAAGGTAGTTGGCAGTGCCCTATTCACCCTGACACTCCTGGGCGGAATCGGGTATGTCGTGGCCCAAGGGCTACAATCAGCTGTTTCCCCCAAAGCGATCACAGTTGCTGAGGTCAACCGGCAAGTTCAAGGTCATCTCCAACAAGGGGATCAAAAGTTTGCCCAAGGAGACTATCAACGGGCATTGCGTGAATATGCAGCTGCGATTCAGAAAGATCCTGAAAATGCAGAAGCCCACTTTAACAGTGGGATTACGAAACGTCGGCTCAACGATCTTAAAGGGTCCATCGCCCATTACACTACCGCCATCCGCCTCAAGCCGACCTCAGTTGATGCTTACAATAATCGAGGATTGGTGCGTAGCGAGCTAGGGGACAAACTGGCGGCCATTGCTGATTTTACGGAAGCGATTCGCCTCAATCCCCAGCATGTTCAGGCCTATAACAATCGAGGAACCATCTATTCTGAGGTGGGGAAAAAACAGGCGGCCATCGCCGATTATTCCCAAGCGATACAGATTGATGCTCAGTATTATGAGGCGTACTTTAATCGCGGCATTGTGCAGTCAGATCTGGGCAATACCAAGGCTGCGATCGCAGATTATTCCCAGGTCATTCGCCTGAACTCCAACTATGCTCAAGCCTACAATAATCGGGGAATTGCATATGTTAACCTCGGCAATTTGAAGAATGCGATTGCCGATTATACTCAGGCGATTCGTGTTGATCCCAAATATGCCAGAGCTTATACTAATCGGGGCACTGCCCAATTAACCTTGGGAAATAAACAAGCCGCAATTGCTGACTACACCCAAGCCATTGACATTGATTCAACCTACGCTAAAGCATATGAAAACCGTGGTACGGTAAAAGGCCAGCTCGGCAAGAAGCAAGAGGCGATCCAGGACTTACAAAAAGCTGCAGATATTTACCAAGTTCAAGGAAAGACGAAGGATTACCAGAAAATGATCGAGGCTATAGAAAAATTGTCATAA
- the arsH gene encoding arsenical resistance protein ArsH: MSLDHPPRILFLYGSLRERSYSRLLAEEASRIIEEMGAEVRFFNPRGLPLHGAEPDTHPKVQELLTLVQWSEGQVWSSPELHGNISGLMKTQIDWIPLKLGAVRPTQGKTLAVMQVSGGSQSFNAVNTMRLLGRWMRMFTIPNQSSVAKAYQEFHEDGRLKDSAYRDRVVDVMEELYRFTLLLRDKVDELTDRYSERKAQQQMDMSKVLK, encoded by the coding sequence ATGAGTCTTGATCATCCTCCCAGAATTTTGTTCCTTTATGGTTCTTTGAGAGAGCGCTCTTACAGTCGTCTTCTGGCAGAAGAAGCATCACGGATTATTGAAGAGATGGGGGCAGAAGTGCGCTTTTTTAACCCTCGCGGGCTTCCGTTACATGGAGCTGAACCCGATACCCATCCCAAAGTTCAGGAATTGCTCACCCTGGTCCAATGGTCCGAGGGGCAGGTCTGGTCTAGCCCTGAACTCCACGGCAATATTTCTGGCTTGATGAAAACTCAAATTGACTGGATACCTCTAAAATTAGGGGCTGTTCGGCCCACCCAAGGAAAAACCCTTGCTGTGATGCAGGTTTCAGGCGGGTCTCAATCCTTTAATGCGGTGAATACCATGAGATTGCTGGGACGATGGATGCGAATGTTCACCATTCCTAATCAATCTTCTGTAGCAAAGGCTTACCAGGAATTTCACGAAGATGGCAGACTCAAAGATTCTGCCTATCGCGATCGGGTCGTTGATGTGATGGAAGAACTGTATCGGTTTACCTTGTTACTGCGTGACAAAGTGGATGAACTCACTGATCGCTACAGTGAACGCAAGGCACAGCAACAGATGGATATGTCAAAAGTACTGAAATAA